One genomic segment of Odocoileus virginianus isolate 20LAN1187 ecotype Illinois chromosome X, Ovbor_1.2, whole genome shotgun sequence includes these proteins:
- the NAP1L2 gene encoding LOW QUALITY PROTEIN: nucleosome assembly protein 1-like 2 (The sequence of the model RefSeq protein was modified relative to this genomic sequence to represent the inferred CDS: substituted 1 base at 1 genomic stop codon) — MAESADHKELLESSQEESGDKVTMEGSGEQPESSEDAAAGPGDDGERGEEAAVGPGEEGGKGEEAAAGSGEGGEKGEDTDEDSDPDHPKGLIGYLLDTDFVESLPVKVKYRVLALKKLQTRVANLESKFLREFHGIERKFAEMYQPLLEKRRQIINAIYEPTKEECKYKSDSEDYDDEMYDGEEMCGNEEGLLLDYMDEDDDCEEDYYDYAIEEEAEEDDGDDDDNDDNTKAAGDENKEEEDPKGIPDFWLTVLKNVDTLTSLIKKYDEPILKLLTDIKVKLSDPGEPLSFTLEFHFKPNEYFKNELLTKTYKLKSRLAHYDPHPYRGTAIEYCIGYKIDWNEGKNVTLKTVKKKQKHRVWGTIWTVTEDFPKDSFFNFFTPQGINSNGKHDFLLGHNLRTYIIPRSVLFFSGDALESQXEGVVREVNDEIYDKIIYDNWMTAIEEVKACCKNLEAIVEDIDR, encoded by the coding sequence ATGGCCGAGTCAGCCGACCACAAGGAACTGTTAGAATCCAGTCAAGAAGAGTCTGGTGATAAGGTAACGATGGAGGGGTCCGGGGAGCAGCCGGAGAGCAGTGAAGATGCCGCAGCTGGACCTGGAGATGATGGGGAGCGTGGTGAAGAAGCCGCTGTGGGTCCTggggaagaagggggaaaaggTGAAGAGGCTGCTGCTGGGTCCGGGGAAGGCGGGGAAAAAGGTGAAGATACTGATGAGGATTCAGACCCAGACCATCCAAAAGGTCTTATCGGTTATCTTTTAGATACAGACTTTGTTGAAAGTCTACCTGTGAAAGTTAAATACCGTGTGTTAGCCCTCAAAAAGCTTCAAACTAGAGTGGCCAATCTAGAGTCCAAATTCCTGAGGGAATTTCATGGTATTGAAAGAAAGTTTGCTGAAATGTATCAGCCTTTATTGGAAAAAAGGCGTCAGATAATCAATGCAATCTATGAGCCTACAAAAGAGGAATGTAAATATAAATCAGATTCTGAGGACTATGATGATGAAATGTATGATGGGGAAGAGATGTGTGGTAATGAGGAGGGTCTGCTACTTGACTACATGGATGAGGATGACGATTGTGAAGAAGATTATTATGATTATGCTATTGAAGAGGAGGCGGAAGAGGATGATGgcgatgatgatgacaatgacgACAACACCAAGGCAGCTGGAGATGAGAATAAAGAAGAAGAGGATCCTAAAGGAATTCCTGATTTTTGGCTGACTGTCTTGAAAAACGTTGACACACTGACTTCTTTGATTAAAAAGTATGATGAGCCTATTCTGAAGCTCCTGACAGATATTAAAGTGAAGCTTTCAGATCCTGGTGAACCTCTCAGTTTCACACTAGAGTTTCACTTCAAACCaaatgaatatttcaaaaatgaGCTGTTGACAAAGACCTATAAGCTGAAGTCAAGGTTAGCACATTATGATCCCCATCCCTATAGGGGAACCGCGATTGAGTATTGCATAGGCTATAAAATAGAttggaatgaaggaaagaatgtcACTTTGAAAACAGTCAAGAAAAAGCAGAAGCACCGGGTCTGGGGAACAATCTGGACTGTAACTGAAGATTTTCCCAAGGATTCattcttcaatttctttactCCTCAAGGAATCAACTCAAATGGAAAGCATGATTTTCTACTTGGTCACAATTTACGTACTTACATAATCCCAAGATCAGTATTATTCTTCTCAGGTGATGCACTTGAATCTCAGTAAGAAGGGGTAGTTAGGGAAGTTAATGATGAAATTTATGACAAAATTATTTATGATAATTGGATGACTGCAATTGAGGAAGTTAAAGCTTGTTGCAAAAATCTTGAGGCAATAGTAGAAGACATTGATCGCTAA